From Lemur catta isolate mLemCat1 chromosome 19, mLemCat1.pri, whole genome shotgun sequence, a single genomic window includes:
- the RPL18 gene encoding 60S ribosomal protein L18, with protein sequence MGVDIRHNKDRKVRRKEPKSQDIYLRLLVKLYRFLARRTNSTFNQVVLKRLFMSRTNRPPLSLSRMIRKMKLPGRENKTAVVVGTITDDVRVQEVPKLKVCALRVSSRARTRILKAGGKILTFDQLALDSPKGRGTVLLSGPRKGREVYRHFGKAPGTPHSHTKPYVRSKGRKFERARGRRASRGYKN encoded by the exons ATG GGAGTCGATATCCGCCACAACAAGGACCGAAAGGTTCGTCGAAAAGAGCCCAAGAGCCAGGACATTTACCTAAGGCTTTTGGTCAAG CTATACAGGTTTCTGGCCAGACGAACCAACTCTACCTTCAACCAGGTTGTGCTGAAGAGATTGTTTATGAGTCGCACCAATCGGCCACCTCTGTCCCTTTCCCGGATG aTCCGGAAGATGAAACTTCCTGGCCGGGAAAACAAGACTGCTGTGGTTGTGGGGACCATAACAGATGATGTGCGGGTTCAGGAGGTGCCCAAACTGAAg GTGTGTGCACTGCGTGTGAGCAGCCGGGCCCGCACCCGAATCCTCAAGGCTGGGGGCAAGATCCTCACCTTTGACCAGCTGGCCCTGGACTCCCCCAAGGGCCGTGGCACCGTCCTGCTTTCCG GTCCTCGAAAGGGCAGAGAGGTGTACCGGCATTTCGGCAAGGCCCCAGGAACCCCACACAGCCACACCAA ACCCTATGTCCGCTCCAAGGGCCGGAAGTTCGAGCGTGCCAGAGGCCGACGGGCCAGCCGAGGCTACAAAAACTAA